One Halosegnis longus DNA window includes the following coding sequences:
- a CDS encoding enoyl-CoA hydratase/isomerase family protein has product MIHTRDDDGVRVVTLSRPDARNALTLDGLDSLAAAVEASPEPVVLVRGAGEAFCAGADLATVAEVATDEARARAFIDRGQETMTRIEQADPVVVAGIDGPARGGGVELALACDVRVATPDATLAEPGVTFGLFGAWGGTVRLPEAVGTSHANDLSLSGRVVDADEAQSMGLISRVVADPRTVADELAANDPGALRALGRLGSRRGSKSDRERAEREAFVSQLQAHADALAEHRNR; this is encoded by the coding sequence ATGATACACACACGCGACGACGACGGGGTGCGTGTCGTCACGCTCTCGCGGCCGGACGCGCGCAACGCCCTCACGCTCGATGGGCTCGATTCACTCGCGGCCGCCGTCGAGGCGTCTCCCGAGCCGGTCGTCCTCGTCCGGGGCGCCGGTGAGGCCTTCTGTGCCGGTGCGGACCTCGCGACCGTCGCCGAGGTCGCGACCGACGAAGCCCGCGCCCGTGCATTCATCGACCGGGGACAGGAGACGATGACGCGCATCGAACAGGCCGACCCCGTGGTCGTCGCCGGTATCGACGGGCCGGCCCGCGGCGGCGGGGTCGAACTCGCGCTCGCCTGTGACGTGCGCGTCGCCACCCCCGACGCCACCCTCGCGGAGCCGGGGGTCACCTTCGGCTTGTTCGGGGCGTGGGGCGGGACCGTCCGACTCCCCGAGGCGGTCGGGACGAGCCACGCCAACGACCTCTCGCTGTCCGGGCGAGTCGTCGACGCCGACGAGGCGCAGTCCATGGGGCTAATCTCGCGTGTCGTCGCCGACCCCCGGACGGTCGCTGACGAACTCGCGGCGAACGACCCGGGTGCGCTCCGGGCGCTCGGTCGACTCGGTTCACGGCGTGGTTCGAAATCCGACCGTGAACGCGCTGAGCGCGAGGCGTTCGTCTCGCAACTGCAAGCGCACGCCGACGCGCTCGCCGAGCACCGAAACAGGTAG
- a CDS encoding DUF5812 family protein, giving the protein MSDDTTEIETPDVETDGESTRYVVTHADEDAAVLRDIDSGQVHTLADNPGVEAGDVLDATLAPEPPLEIADRIVEVDSRRHVRRHESEEPPTAHEQDLAADQAVGELTRHERAGMGEIHVITVPAEETTEAVQDVLEDDGTLERAGRMENVVRVEVRSDEETGTISVRYLP; this is encoded by the coding sequence ATGAGCGACGACACCACAGAGATTGAGACGCCAGACGTGGAGACCGACGGCGAATCGACTCGGTACGTCGTCACCCACGCCGACGAAGACGCCGCCGTGCTCCGCGACATCGACTCCGGACAGGTCCACACGCTCGCCGACAATCCCGGCGTCGAGGCCGGCGACGTGCTCGACGCGACGCTCGCCCCCGAACCGCCGCTGGAAATCGCCGACCGCATCGTTGAGGTCGACTCACGCCGTCACGTCCGCCGTCACGAGAGCGAGGAGCCGCCGACCGCCCACGAACAGGACCTCGCCGCCGACCAAGCGGTCGGTGAACTCACCCGCCACGAGCGTGCTGGCATGGGTGAAATCCACGTCATCACCGTCCCGGCCGAGGAGACGACCGAGGCAGTCCAAGACGTGCTCGAGGACGACGGCACGCTCGAACGCGCAGGTCGGATGGAGAACGTCGTCCGCGTCGAGGTGCGCTCCGACGAGGAGACCGGCACTATCAGCGTCCGGTATCTGCCCTGA
- the secF gene encoding protein translocase subunit SecF gives MVEFEIPDVDYTRYSNRQLVAVPLAILGLALVILLGTFLITGTSPVSLGMAFTGGTELRIQTADTQPQIERTFDADVESIAPIRSEENEYIVTFPPSDADPQQQAQAAGYEVISSQERAASFGADTQRQAFIGIGVAFLGMALLVFGLFRTFIPSIAVVASAFSDIVIPVALMSLFDIPLTLGTVAALLMLIGYSVDSDLLLNNHVLRRRGDFYESTYRAMRTGVTMTLTSIAAMTAMTITASLLAIDLLPSVGIILVFGLVADLMNTYLLNVSLLRYYKYEAVAQ, from the coding sequence ATGGTAGAGTTCGAGATACCGGATGTTGATTACACCCGGTACTCAAACCGTCAGCTCGTCGCGGTCCCCCTCGCGATACTCGGGCTGGCGCTCGTCATCCTTCTCGGCACCTTCCTCATCACGGGAACGTCGCCGGTCTCGCTCGGCATGGCCTTCACCGGCGGGACAGAGCTTCGCATCCAGACAGCCGACACCCAGCCACAGATCGAGCGCACCTTCGACGCCGACGTCGAGTCGATTGCGCCGATTCGCTCGGAGGAAAACGAGTACATCGTCACCTTCCCGCCGAGCGACGCGGACCCCCAACAACAGGCGCAAGCCGCCGGCTACGAGGTGATATCCAGCCAAGAACGGGCCGCCTCCTTCGGCGCTGACACCCAACGGCAGGCGTTCATCGGGATCGGCGTCGCCTTCCTCGGGATGGCGCTGCTCGTCTTCGGGCTGTTCCGCACGTTCATCCCCTCGATCGCCGTCGTCGCGTCCGCCTTCTCCGATATCGTCATCCCCGTCGCGCTGATGAGCCTCTTCGACATCCCGCTCACGCTCGGGACCGTCGCCGCCCTCCTGATGCTCATCGGCTACTCGGTGGACTCGGACCTGCTGTTGAACAACCACGTCCTCCGGCGGCGCGGTGACTTCTACGAGTCGACCTACCGGGCGATGCGGACCGGCGTCACGATGACGCTCACCTCCATCGCGGCGATGACCGCGATGACGATCACGGCGAGTCTCCTCGCCATCGACCTGCTCCCCTCGGTCGGGATTATCCTCGTGTTCGGACTCGTCGCCGACCTGATGAACACCTATCTGCTCAACGTGAGTCTCCTTCGCTACTACAAGTACGAGGCGGTGGCACAATGA
- a CDS encoding pyruvoyl-dependent arginine decarboxylase has protein sequence MEPIRVVWGTGRAATEMAAYDAALAAAGIENYNLVAVSSVIPDGATVEETGTAPDLGPVGNRLTVVQAHETVPVGDRDPACAGLAWATTDSGRGLFYEASGRDESTVRGAVTEGITSGRSLRDWTFTDQTHRLAVADPDAEAYTSAVAVAVYGESEPIL, from the coding sequence ATGGAGCCGATTCGCGTCGTCTGGGGGACCGGGCGTGCGGCGACGGAGATGGCCGCCTACGACGCGGCGCTCGCGGCGGCCGGCATCGAGAACTACAATCTCGTCGCCGTCTCGTCGGTGATTCCCGACGGCGCGACCGTCGAGGAGACCGGGACCGCGCCGGACCTCGGCCCGGTCGGGAACCGACTCACGGTCGTCCAGGCACACGAAACCGTCCCGGTCGGCGACCGCGACCCCGCCTGTGCCGGACTGGCGTGGGCGACGACCGATTCGGGGCGGGGCCTGTTCTACGAGGCGTCGGGTCGCGACGAGAGCACGGTCCGTGGTGCGGTCACGGAGGGAATCACCAGCGGCCGCTCGCTGCGCGACTGGACCTTCACCGACCAGACCCACCGACTCGCCGTCGCCGACCCCGACGCCGAGGCGTACACGTCGGCGGTCGCCGTCGCCGTCTACGGCGAGAGCGAGCCAATCTTGTGA
- a CDS encoding DUF5811 family protein — MHGNHDETTELTTDERRQLRAGGTAVAARTRELLSREFVVGTELVDSHDGVQAAVAVQPPNGTVVSAGFQLSELADDGDTDDIAQQIAAGAALEAMSNPSRHQPTGQ; from the coding sequence ATGCACGGTAACCACGACGAAACGACGGAACTGACGACGGACGAGCGCCGGCAGCTGCGCGCCGGTGGAACCGCCGTCGCCGCCCGGACGCGCGAGCTCCTCTCGCGGGAGTTCGTCGTCGGGACGGAGTTGGTGGACAGCCACGACGGCGTGCAGGCCGCGGTCGCGGTCCAGCCGCCGAACGGCACCGTCGTCTCGGCCGGGTTCCAGCTGTCTGAACTCGCCGACGACGGCGACACCGACGATATCGCACAACAGATCGCAGCGGGCGCGGCGCTGGAGGCGATGTCGAATCCCTCCCGCCACCAGCCGACCGGCCAGTAG
- the infB gene encoding translation initiation factor IF-2, which translates to MSDSDATVADATGLRTPIVAVLGHVDHGKTTLLDKVRGSAVQEGEAGAITQHIGATAVPLETIGEMAGELVDPDDFDLPGLLFIDTPGHHSFSTLRSRGGALADIAILVVDVNDGFQPQTLEALDILKRTQTPFVVAANKVDTIPGWKPQEGLPIQQSLDHQSDRAEDRLNEKLYEVIGQMSDNGFSADMYWRVQDFRSNIGVVPVSAMTGEGIPDLLTVMMGLSQRYLKEDMSIDVTGPGAGTVLEVKDEQGFGTTVDIVLYDGTVTGDDTIVVGGKNGPIVTDVRALLHPRPLAEIRTEKHFEKVDSVSAATGIKIAAPDLDDAMAGAPVRVVRDRDVDDVIAEVEAELSDLSVETEENGVVVKADTLGSLEAIANTLAEEEIPIVRAEVGDVAPRDVAVASTADEETNEVILAFNVDVLPDAEEQATQDGVRIFEDDVIYQLIEEYEAFVTEIEEAQQEQVLDKIARPCRFQILNDHTFRQSNPAVVGVEVLAGTLKRNSRVEKWEDGEAVRVGQLKSLQDDGEDVDEARAGDRVAASIDGPTVGRQIKEGDTLWSQLPEKHAKILEQEVTEELPTDEREALQMYLEQKRNRDPFWGK; encoded by the coding sequence ATGTCTGATTCTGACGCTACAGTGGCTGACGCGACGGGGCTGCGGACGCCCATCGTCGCCGTCCTCGGCCACGTCGACCACGGGAAGACCACGCTCCTCGACAAGGTGCGTGGGTCCGCAGTGCAGGAGGGGGAAGCCGGTGCGATTACCCAACACATCGGCGCGACGGCCGTCCCGCTCGAGACCATCGGCGAGATGGCGGGTGAACTCGTCGACCCCGACGACTTCGATTTGCCGGGCCTGCTGTTCATCGACACCCCCGGCCACCACTCCTTCTCGACGCTGCGCTCGCGGGGCGGTGCCCTCGCCGACATCGCCATCCTCGTCGTGGACGTGAACGACGGCTTCCAGCCGCAGACGCTCGAAGCGCTCGACATCCTCAAGCGCACCCAGACGCCGTTCGTCGTCGCCGCCAACAAGGTGGACACGATTCCTGGCTGGAAACCGCAGGAGGGGCTCCCGATTCAGCAGTCGCTCGACCACCAGTCCGACCGCGCCGAGGACCGCCTCAACGAGAAACTGTACGAGGTCATCGGCCAGATGTCCGACAACGGCTTCTCGGCCGACATGTACTGGCGGGTCCAGGACTTCCGGTCGAACATCGGCGTCGTCCCCGTCTCCGCGATGACCGGCGAGGGGATTCCCGACCTGCTCACCGTGATGATGGGACTGTCCCAGCGATACCTGAAGGAGGACATGTCCATCGACGTGACCGGTCCCGGCGCGGGGACCGTCCTCGAAGTCAAAGACGAACAGGGGTTCGGGACGACAGTGGACATCGTGCTCTACGACGGGACGGTCACCGGCGACGACACCATCGTCGTCGGGGGGAAGAACGGTCCCATCGTGACCGACGTGCGCGCGCTGCTCCATCCGCGCCCGCTCGCGGAGATTCGCACCGAGAAACACTTCGAGAAGGTGGACTCCGTCTCCGCCGCGACCGGCATCAAGATTGCCGCGCCCGACCTCGACGACGCGATGGCCGGCGCGCCGGTCCGGGTCGTCCGCGACCGCGACGTGGACGACGTCATCGCGGAGGTCGAGGCGGAGCTCTCGGATTTGAGCGTCGAGACCGAGGAGAACGGCGTCGTCGTGAAGGCCGACACGCTCGGCTCGCTCGAAGCCATCGCCAACACGCTGGCCGAGGAGGAGATTCCCATCGTCCGCGCCGAGGTGGGCGACGTGGCCCCACGCGACGTGGCCGTCGCCTCCACCGCCGACGAGGAGACCAACGAGGTCATCCTCGCGTTCAACGTCGACGTGTTGCCCGACGCCGAGGAGCAGGCCACCCAAGACGGCGTGCGCATCTTCGAGGACGACGTCATCTACCAGCTCATCGAGGAGTACGAGGCGTTCGTCACCGAAATCGAGGAGGCCCAACAGGAGCAGGTGCTCGACAAGATCGCCCGGCCGTGTCGCTTCCAGATTCTGAACGACCACACCTTCCGGCAGTCTAACCCTGCGGTCGTCGGCGTCGAGGTGCTCGCGGGCACGCTCAAGCGCAACTCCCGCGTCGAGAAGTGGGAAGACGGCGAGGCCGTCCGCGTGGGACAGCTCAAATCCCTCCAGGACGACGGCGAAGACGTGGACGAGGCCCGCGCCGGCGACCGCGTCGCCGCCTCCATCGACGGCCCGACCGTCGGCCGGCAGATCAAGGAAGGCGACACGCTGTGGTCACAACTGCCCGAAAAGCACGCGAAGATCCTCGAACAGGAAGTGACCGAGGAACTCCCGACAGACGAGCGTGAGGCTCTCCAGATGTACCTGGAGCAGAAACGCAACCGCGACCCCTTCTGGGGCAAGTAA
- a CDS encoding NAD-dependent epimerase/dehydratase family protein, which produces MELLVTGGRGQSGRWVLDRLAAAHDVTCLDRTNPDPGAGHPDVAYRALDLTDAGSVLDVVTELDPDAVVHWAAIPVAGTRPGVDVYQNNTLAAHNVLTAAGRVDARVVQASSDGAYGFFFADETPVPDRLPIPESHPLRPEDPYGLSKVVTEEIGQTVARRDGVSVTSIRPSWIQEPGDYPCRDPEYVEDLDAGAGNFWSYVDARDVAELVAAALDSPHSGHEAVNCVGPDNALGRPLRDLMREQYGRVPDDCAVEGDAGAYSVAKAERLFGWEPTHSWREASDEDAAPPDA; this is translated from the coding sequence ATGGAGCTACTCGTCACCGGCGGTCGCGGGCAGTCGGGCCGGTGGGTCCTCGACCGGCTCGCCGCCGCCCACGACGTGACCTGTCTCGACCGGACGAACCCCGACCCCGGCGCGGGCCACCCGGACGTGGCGTATCGCGCCCTCGACTTGACGGACGCCGGCAGCGTCCTCGACGTCGTCACCGAACTCGACCCCGACGCCGTCGTCCACTGGGCGGCCATTCCCGTCGCCGGGACGCGTCCGGGCGTCGACGTGTACCAGAACAACACCCTCGCCGCGCACAACGTCCTGACCGCGGCGGGTCGCGTCGACGCCCGCGTCGTCCAGGCCTCCTCCGACGGAGCCTACGGCTTCTTCTTCGCCGATGAGACACCTGTTCCCGACCGGCTTCCGATTCCCGAATCCCACCCGCTCCGCCCGGAAGACCCCTACGGGCTCTCGAAGGTCGTCACCGAGGAAATCGGACAGACGGTCGCCCGCCGCGACGGTGTGTCGGTCACCTCGATTCGCCCCTCGTGGATTCAGGAGCCGGGCGATTACCCCTGTCGCGACCCCGAGTACGTCGAGGACCTCGACGCCGGCGCGGGCAACTTCTGGTCGTACGTCGACGCCCGCGACGTTGCCGAGCTGGTCGCCGCCGCGCTCGACTCTCCGCACTCGGGCCACGAGGCCGTCAACTGCGTCGGCCCGGACAACGCCCTCGGTCGCCCGCTCCGCGACCTGATGCGCGAGCAGTACGGTCGCGTCCCCGACGACTGCGCCGTGGAGGGTGACGCGGGTGCCTACTCCGTCGCGAAGGCCGAGCGACTGTTCGGCTGGGAGCCGACTCACTCGTGGCGGGAGGCGAGCGACGAGGACGCGGCACCGCCGGACGCGTAG
- a CDS encoding DUF7114 family protein, which produces MEEVAAVRDGAVSTVGDVVPETFHDDIVAFLDDGSFVPGVLTLLAADSVGRDTPDVLDRAVGVELIYDGLRLTRRLAADPPWTDGDDPTQANIDILAADVLVARGFYLLAETEAATDAVAVVQSFGHDQTVSHETGERDHELEVDILELALVAGASTGGGMPLETDALAREFADHYDDASGFPDPGVLFDTAARERIEAVTGGSGRPLNRND; this is translated from the coding sequence ATGGAAGAAGTCGCCGCGGTCCGTGACGGAGCAGTATCGACCGTCGGCGATGTTGTTCCGGAGACGTTCCACGACGATATCGTGGCGTTTCTCGACGACGGCTCCTTCGTCCCCGGCGTCTTGACCCTGCTCGCCGCCGACAGCGTCGGCCGCGACACTCCGGACGTGCTCGACCGCGCCGTCGGCGTCGAACTCATCTACGACGGCCTCCGGCTCACCCGCCGGCTCGCCGCGGACCCGCCGTGGACCGACGGCGACGACCCCACGCAGGCCAACATCGACATCCTCGCGGCCGACGTGCTCGTCGCCCGCGGCTTCTATCTGCTCGCCGAGACGGAGGCCGCGACCGACGCCGTCGCCGTCGTCCAGTCGTTCGGCCACGACCAGACGGTCAGCCACGAGACGGGCGAGCGAGACCACGAACTCGAAGTCGACATCCTCGAACTCGCGCTCGTGGCCGGGGCCTCGACCGGCGGCGGGATGCCGCTTGAGACGGACGCGCTCGCCCGCGAGTTCGCCGACCACTACGACGACGCGAGCGGCTTTCCGGACCCCGGCGTCCTATTCGACACCGCCGCCCGCGAGCGAATCGAAGCCGTGACAGGCGGTAGCGGACGGCCCCTGAATCGAAACGACTAA
- the aceB gene encoding malate synthase AceB, whose amino-acid sequence MERRHTRKFVRTFFTTPTALEGEEDSAKMLNRAADLRGMEAPDVWVPDNEDATAPSMRDEGAQNIIDVLAENGDGFPGEVHPRVVWHRDSPTTRHQGFKHMLEIADPDNGAIDNLDGFVIPEVGGIDDWKKADEFFTIVEHEHGLEEGSLAMSVIIESGAAELAMRKLRDEMGKPDNNLERMFLLVDGEVDYTKDMRAITPTGGLPEWPELRHNTSRGASAAGCIAVDGPYDDIRDVDGYNERMTDNQAKGMLGIWSLTPGQVVEANTNPLPPATGSWLLDADGREVELTEDDGVFVYNGDRISLAEDGDEYTLSVGGDEQTLDEEELTDELLGLTSYVPSMDDIVDSMEEFEAARDAGTGAIAITRSATLEIDGVEVDIATDRMWDEATYQAAKTPITLFQDVYEHRPDQHDDLAELYSEDVVERAASVGN is encoded by the coding sequence ATGGAACGACGACACACACGCAAGTTCGTTCGGACGTTTTTCACGACGCCGACGGCACTGGAAGGAGAAGAGGACTCGGCGAAGATGCTCAACCGTGCGGCAGACCTCCGCGGGATGGAGGCGCCGGACGTGTGGGTCCCCGACAACGAGGACGCCACGGCCCCGTCGATGCGCGACGAGGGCGCACAGAACATCATCGACGTGCTCGCCGAGAACGGCGACGGATTCCCGGGTGAGGTCCACCCGCGCGTCGTCTGGCACCGCGACAGCCCGACTACCCGTCATCAGGGATTCAAACACATGCTCGAAATCGCCGACCCGGACAACGGTGCCATCGACAACCTCGACGGCTTCGTCATCCCGGAGGTCGGCGGCATCGACGACTGGAAGAAGGCAGACGAGTTCTTCACCATCGTCGAACACGAGCACGGCCTCGAAGAGGGGTCGCTCGCGATGTCCGTCATCATCGAGTCGGGTGCGGCCGAACTCGCGATGCGCAAGCTCCGCGACGAGATGGGCAAGCCGGACAACAACCTCGAACGCATGTTCCTGCTCGTGGACGGTGAGGTTGACTACACGAAGGACATGCGCGCGATTACGCCGACGGGCGGGCTGCCGGAGTGGCCGGAGCTCCGTCACAACACCTCGCGCGGCGCGAGCGCGGCGGGCTGTATCGCCGTGGACGGTCCCTACGACGACATCCGCGACGTGGACGGCTACAACGAGCGCATGACCGACAATCAGGCGAAGGGCATGCTCGGTATCTGGTCGCTCACGCCCGGACAGGTCGTGGAGGCGAACACGAACCCGCTCCCGCCGGCGACCGGGAGCTGGCTCCTCGACGCCGACGGCCGCGAGGTCGAACTCACCGAGGACGACGGCGTTTTCGTCTACAACGGCGACCGCATCAGCCTCGCCGAGGACGGCGACGAGTACACCCTCTCGGTCGGCGGCGACGAGCAGACGCTCGACGAGGAGGAACTCACCGACGAACTGCTCGGCCTCACCTCCTACGTCCCGAGCATGGACGACATCGTCGACTCGATGGAGGAGTTCGAGGCGGCCCGCGACGCCGGCACCGGCGCAATCGCCATCACCCGCTCCGCGACGCTCGAAATCGACGGCGTCGAGGTGGACATCGCCACCGACCGGATGTGGGACGAGGCGACGTATCAGGCCGCGAAAACCCCGATTACGCTGTTCCAGGACGTGTACGAGCACCGTCCGGACCAGCACGACGATCTCGCAGAACTGTACAGCGAGGACGTGGTCGAGCGGGCAGCGAGCGTCGGCAACTAA
- a CDS encoding MOSC domain-containing protein produces MTATLDSIYVYPVKSLDGIARDRTTVREAGGLAFDREYALRDSDGEYVNGKRERAVHRLASSFDPDTGAWTVGPREGEAATFQLPEERAAASDYLSDYFGYAVTIDRDPSGGFPDDTHAAGPTLISRGTLETVAGWYDDIDATDLRRRLRPNLVVRGVDPFWEDRLYADRESAVAFTVGGTRFEGRNPCQRCVVPTRDPDTGAQTPGFRERFVTRREATLPEWANEDWYDHYFRLMVNTRVPRETVGATLSVGEELEIGATVRADTGR; encoded by the coding sequence ATGACCGCGACGCTCGATTCGATCTACGTCTACCCGGTCAAGTCGCTCGACGGCATCGCGCGCGACCGGACGACCGTCCGTGAGGCCGGCGGCTTGGCGTTCGACCGCGAGTACGCGCTCCGCGATTCCGACGGCGAGTATGTCAACGGGAAGCGCGAACGGGCCGTCCACCGGCTCGCGAGCAGCTTCGACCCCGACACCGGCGCGTGGACCGTCGGCCCCCGCGAGGGAGAGGCTGCGACGTTCCAGCTGCCCGAGGAGCGCGCGGCCGCGAGCGACTACCTCAGCGACTACTTCGGCTACGCGGTGACCATCGACCGCGACCCCTCCGGGGGGTTCCCGGACGACACCCACGCGGCCGGGCCGACGCTCATCTCCCGTGGGACGCTGGAGACCGTCGCGGGCTGGTACGACGACATCGACGCGACCGACCTCCGGCGGCGGCTCCGGCCGAATCTCGTCGTCCGCGGCGTCGACCCGTTCTGGGAGGACCGACTGTACGCCGACCGCGAGTCGGCGGTCGCGTTTACCGTCGGCGGGACGCGCTTCGAGGGACGCAACCCCTGCCAGCGGTGTGTCGTGCCGACGCGCGACCCCGACACCGGCGCACAGACGCCGGGCTTTCGCGAACGGTTCGTGACCCGACGGGAGGCGACGCTTCCCGAGTGGGCCAACGAGGACTGGTACGACCACTACTTCCGGCTGATGGTGAACACGCGCGTCCCGCGCGAAACCGTGGGGGCGACGCTGTCGGTCGGTGAGGAACTCGAAATCGGGGCGACGGTCAGGGCAGATACCGGACGCTGA
- a CDS encoding isocitrate lyase/PEP mutase family protein: MIRDVDNHAARELRQKFEEQDYVFAPGLYHALDARLAEMADLDAAYMSGYSTVLGQFGFPDLEMVTMTEMVENAKRIVEATNLPVVADADTGYGGVHNVRRAVREYEKAGVAAIHIEDQTSPKRCGHIAGKQIVSRDEARSRFEAAVDAKQSEDTIIIARTDAYGSANGDWEEHLERGRIYADAGVDLVWPEMPDPSREDAVNYAETIHETHPDLDLAFNYSSSFAWSEEEDPLTFQELGDLGYVYQFITLYALHSGAHSVYEDMKNISENDEQAQWDLEDRYLGHETESHHQLSFVPRFQDVEAQFDPEAQSRMEDSAGFTEEGEAVLSSEQDDDD; this comes from the coding sequence ATGATTCGAGACGTTGACAACCACGCGGCCCGCGAGCTGCGACAGAAGTTCGAGGAGCAGGACTACGTGTTCGCGCCGGGCCTGTACCACGCGCTGGACGCGCGGCTGGCCGAGATGGCCGATCTCGACGCGGCGTACATGTCGGGCTACTCGACGGTGCTGGGTCAGTTCGGCTTCCCGGACCTGGAGATGGTCACGATGACCGAGATGGTCGAGAACGCAAAGCGCATCGTCGAAGCGACGAACCTCCCGGTCGTCGCCGACGCCGACACCGGCTACGGTGGCGTCCACAACGTTCGCCGCGCCGTCCGCGAGTACGAGAAGGCCGGCGTCGCCGCCATCCACATCGAGGACCAGACCTCGCCGAAGCGGTGTGGCCACATCGCCGGCAAGCAGATTGTCTCGCGAGACGAGGCGCGCTCGCGGTTCGAGGCAGCCGTCGACGCCAAGCAGAGCGAAGACACCATCATCATCGCCCGCACGGACGCGTACGGCTCCGCCAACGGCGACTGGGAGGAACACCTCGAACGCGGCCGCATCTACGCCGACGCCGGCGTCGACCTCGTCTGGCCCGAGATGCCGGACCCGTCGCGTGAGGACGCCGTCAACTACGCGGAGACCATCCACGAGACGCACCCGGACCTCGACCTCGCCTTCAACTACTCCTCGTCGTTCGCGTGGTCCGAAGAGGAGGACCCGCTCACGTTCCAGGAGCTCGGCGACCTGGGGTACGTCTACCAGTTCATCACGCTGTACGCGCTCCACTCCGGTGCACACTCGGTGTACGAGGACATGAAGAACATCTCGGAGAACGACGAGCAGGCCCAGTGGGACCTCGAAGACCGCTACCTCGGCCACGAGACGGAGAGCCACCACCAGCTTTCCTTCGTCCCGCGGTTCCAGGACGTCGAGGCGCAGTTCGACCCCGAGGCACAGTCCCGGATGGAAGACTCCGCGGGCTTCACCGAGGAGGGCGAGGCCGTGCTGTCGAGCGAACAGGACGACGACGACTGA